One genomic window of Arachis stenosperma cultivar V10309 chromosome 10, arast.V10309.gnm1.PFL2, whole genome shotgun sequence includes the following:
- the LOC130954937 gene encoding uncharacterized protein LOC130954937: MKDTFKSRLLPFPSLVMRLAEENGIHPDEGELMIETSEHAKVIPHGIKFKGEAAESSRPWRRHSTTEGSSLNPMAAVWQRLTEIKTRIMNRLASNEHRNKQRYGQLMVMAKGQDPGPEEPDTPEEEVEQPTDHESGVEQPTDHESGEE, encoded by the coding sequence ATGAAGGATACCTTCAAATCTCGCTTACTTCCATTTCCGAGTCTTGTTATGAGATTGGCTGAGGAGAATGGAATCCACCCGGATGAAGGCGAGTTGATGATTGAAACCTCCGAGCATGCCAAAGTCATTCCACATGGGATAAAGTTCAAGGGTGAAGCTGCGGAATCATCAAGACCTTGGCGCCGCCATTCTACCACCGAGGGTTCCTCTTTGAACCCGATGGCAGCTGTTTGGCAAAGGCTCACGGAGATAAAAACTCGAATCATGAACCGTCTGGCAAGCAATGAGCACCGCAACAAGCAGCGATATGGGCAACTCATGGTGATGGCTAAGGGACAGGATCCAGGTCCGGAGGAGCCAGACACACCTGAGGAGGAGGTTGAGCAGCCTACAGACCATGAGAGCGGGGTTGAGCAGCCTACAGACCATGAGAGCGGAGAGGAATAA